The Verrucomicrobium spinosum DSM 4136 = JCM 18804 DNA segment ACTCCGGCAGAGACGGTGCCAGGCATCATCCGGCAATGCGCGAACTGCGGCATCCCGGCGGCGGTGATCCTTTCAGCAGGGTTCAAGGAAACAGGATCGAAAGGCGCCCGCCTGGAGCAGGAGGTGATGGCGGAGGCGCGCCGCGGCAGGATGCGGATCCTCGGGCCCAACTGCCTCGGTCTCATGATGCCCCACGCCGGGCTTAACGCCAGCTTCAGCGCGACCTCCGCCCGGCCTGGCAGCGTCGCCTTTCTCAGCCAGAGCGGCGCGCTCTGCACTGCGGTGCTGGACTGGAGCCTCAGGGAAAAGGTGGGGTTCAGTGGCTTCGTCTCCCTCGGCTCCCTGCTCGACGTGGGCTGGGGGGATGTGATTTCGTACTTCGGCGACGAGCCCCACACCCGGAGCATCGTGTGTTACATGGAGTCCGCAGGAGATGCGCGACGTTTCCTCTCAGCAGCACGGGAAGTGGCCCTGACCAAGACGATCATCGTATTGAAGGTGGGTCGGACGGAGGCGGCAGCACGGGCAGCGGCCTCGCACACCGGAGCGCTGACCGGCCGTGATGCCGTGCTGGATGCCGCATTTCACCGGGCTGGCGTCCTGCGGGTGAACACGCTGGAGGAGATGTTCAACATGGCGGAGGTGCTGGCAAAGCAGCCGCCTCCACGCGGCCCGCATCTGGCCATCGTGACGAATGCCGGAGGCCCTGGGGCCCTGGCGGCAGACAGGCTCGTGGCCAGCGGCGGCAAGATGGCAGAGCTCTCCTCAGAATGCCTCTCGAAGCTCAGCGCAGTGCTGCCACCGCACTGGAGCCATGGCAATCCCCTCGATATACTGGGTGATGCCGATGTGGGCCGCTACGCCGCTGCGGTGGAAGCCGCCTGCCAGGAACCAGGGGTGGACGGCGTGTGCGTCATCCTCACGCCGCAGTCCATGACCGCTCCCGGTGCCATCGCGGAACGGGTGATCCAGGCCACCCAGTCTTCGGGCAAGCCGGTCCTCGCCAGCTGGATGGGAGGGGCGGCTGTAGAGCAGGGACGAGAGATCCTCAACACCGCAGGAATTCCCACCTATGACTTCCCCGACATGGCGGCACGGGCCTTCGCTCTCATGTGGCGCTACGGAGAGAACTTACGCTCCCTGTATGAAACACCCGTGCGAATGCGTCACACTGGCATCGCCGCAGATGGCAATGCAGCGGCCTGCGCCACGGCGCTCATCCGCGAGGTGCAGCAAGACAGCCGTAGCCTGCTGACAGAGACGGAGTCCAAGGAAATACTGGCTGCCTACGGCATTCCCGTCGTGGAGACCCGCGTGGCCACCACTGTGAACCATGCGGTGCACCTCGCCGACGCGATCGGCTACCCCGTGGCCATCAAGCTTCACTCAAAGACCGTGACCCACAAGTCCGGCATGGGAGGCGTCCGTCTGGACATCTGCCACGCTGAGGGGGTGAGGCTCGCCTGGCTGGAGATCGAACAGGCGGTTCAAAAAGCGGCCGGCCCAGGCCACTTCCAGGGCGTGAGCATCCAGCCGATGGTGCGCCGGTCCGGCTGCGAGCTCATTCTCGGCAGCAGCGTGGATCCGCAGTTCGGCCCTGTGCTGCTCTTTGGCGCTGGCGGCATTTTTGTGGAGGAGCTCCAGGATCAGGCTCTGGGCCTGCCCCCGCTCACTGCCACCCTCGCCCGCCGCCTCATGGAGCAGACCCGCGTTTACCACGCACTTCAGGGAGGCAGGGGGCACCCTCCCGTGGACCTGGCTCTCCTCGAGCAGATCCTGGTCCGCTTCAGCCAGTTGATCGTCAGCCACCCGCGGATCGCGGAAATAGACGTCAACCCGCTCGTGGCCTCCCCGGAGGGCATGCTCGCCCTGGATGCCCGGATCGTGCTCCATCCCCGTGAGGTACCCGATGACAAGCTCCCGGCCCCCGCCATCCGTCCCTATCCGGCCCGGTACATTCAGACCTTCCCGTTGCAGGATGGCACCACGGCGACCATCCGCCCCATCACCCCGGAGGACGAGCCCGCCATGGCCAGGTTTCATCGAACCCTCTCAGAGCGCACCGTGTACCAGCGCTACCTCATGCAGATGCGACTGGACCAACGCGTCGCCCATGAGCGGCTCAGCCGTCTCTGCTTCATCGACTATGACTGCGAAATGGCCCTGGTCGTGGAACGCCGCCCCCCGGGGGAGGACCAGGCGGAAATCCTGGGAGTGGGGCGGCTCAGCAAGCTGCATGGCCTCAACGAGGGCGAGTTCGCCCTCCTCATCAGCGATCCCTGGCAGGGCCATGGACTCGGCACCCGCCTGCTCAACCTGCTCGTGCGGGTTGGGCGAGATGAGGGACTGGCCCGCATCACCGCCACCATGCTCCCGCAGAACTCGGGCATGCAGCAACTGGCACGGCGCGCCGGGTTCACGGTGCACTGCAACATCGATACCGCCGAGTGCAGCGCGGAATTGATCCTATGAGCTCCCGCTGCAGGGCTCACGCTGGGGATTGAAAGACGCGAAATGGGGTCTCCGGGCCGGGCCCCTCGGTCGTGATGACTTCTGAGAGCTCAATCTACCCTGGGGGTGGCTCCTGCGTGGGCAGGCACGTATCACGCCTCTTTTGATGCGCCAGCCCCCGGCCTGTCCCTATCTTCCGGCCTGCGGGGCCCGTCCCACTCCCAGGTGCCATCCTCGGCAATATACAGCCCGTGGTCGAACCACTGCGCCTCCTCACCCAGGCGCCCCAGCGCCACATAGCTGATGCCCCGCGACGTGAACGCCTCCAGGACCCGCAGGAGCTCGACCTTGTCCAGCGAGGAGCTGATGCGGTCCAGGAACACGATCTCCGGTGCCGCCAGCAACGCGCGGGCGGCGGCGAGCAGCGCCTGCTCCTCAAACGACAGAATGCCGCTCCAAGCCTGCTCCACATCCAGACCGCCAAACACGCCGGGCAGCGCCGCCAGCCCCACCGCCCCGAGCGCCGCCTCGACCTGGGCACCTGTGACGGTGCCCTCATCACCCGGCTTCACCATGAGATCCCGCAGCGTGCCCGTCGGTAGGTAGGGCCGCTCCGGCAGGAACATGATGCGCTCATCATCCGGCCGTGTGATCAGGCCGGAGCCATCCCGCCACAGTCCCGCCGTGGCGCGGAAGAGGGCCAGCTTGGCACGATTGTTCACCGCACGGATCAGCACCCGGCGCCCGCGGGGAATGACCACTGAGAGATCCCTCACCAGCGGCCGGCCGCTTGAGGAAAGCAGCGTCACCTGCTCGTAAGCCAGCGTGCCGTTCTCCTCCTTCACCTGCAGACCGCCCTCCGGCGCACCCGAGGCGCTGCGCATCGCATCCGTCAGCCCGCGGATTCTGGAAATTACCGCCGCATACGACGACATGGACTGGAACTGCGTGACGATGAGCGAGAACGCCCCCATGAGCTGCGCAAAGGCCATGGCCGACTGCGTCACCACCCCGAACTCGACCTCCTGCTTCATGAACAGGTGCGCCACCACAAACACGGGGATCA contains these protein-coding regions:
- a CDS encoding bifunctional acetate--CoA ligase family protein/GNAT family N-acetyltransferase: MSSPPSTSAADQAHDILRRPQRHALAPLFTPRSIAVIGASDKPGSVGAALLQNLTTWGKPVYPVHPVHTSLQGQQAWREVAAIPHSVDLAVVATPAETVPGIIRQCANCGIPAAVILSAGFKETGSKGARLEQEVMAEARRGRMRILGPNCLGLMMPHAGLNASFSATSARPGSVAFLSQSGALCTAVLDWSLREKVGFSGFVSLGSLLDVGWGDVISYFGDEPHTRSIVCYMESAGDARRFLSAAREVALTKTIIVLKVGRTEAAARAAASHTGALTGRDAVLDAAFHRAGVLRVNTLEEMFNMAEVLAKQPPPRGPHLAIVTNAGGPGALAADRLVASGGKMAELSSECLSKLSAVLPPHWSHGNPLDILGDADVGRYAAAVEAACQEPGVDGVCVILTPQSMTAPGAIAERVIQATQSSGKPVLASWMGGAAVEQGREILNTAGIPTYDFPDMAARAFALMWRYGENLRSLYETPVRMRHTGIAADGNAAACATALIREVQQDSRSLLTETESKEILAAYGIPVVETRVATTVNHAVHLADAIGYPVAIKLHSKTVTHKSGMGGVRLDICHAEGVRLAWLEIEQAVQKAAGPGHFQGVSIQPMVRRSGCELILGSSVDPQFGPVLLFGAGGIFVEELQDQALGLPPLTATLARRLMEQTRVYHALQGGRGHPPVDLALLEQILVRFSQLIVSHPRIAEIDVNPLVASPEGMLALDARIVLHPREVPDDKLPAPAIRPYPARYIQTFPLQDGTTATIRPITPEDEPAMARFHRTLSERTVYQRYLMQMRLDQRVAHERLSRLCFIDYDCEMALVVERRPPGEDQAEILGVGRLSKLHGLNEGEFALLISDPWQGHGLGTRLLNLLVRVGRDEGLARITATMLPQNSGMQQLARRAGFTVHCNIDTAECSAELIL
- a CDS encoding ABC transporter ATP-binding protein/permease, whose amino-acid sequence is MNPPEAKPRTPGFGFGRVRQAISRFASSEEGGRAKRLFALLIVSMLVLNALNVVNSYVGRDFITSVESRNMPRFMSVSLLYVLVFAACTLVAVFYRFFEERLGILWRDWQTREFLGRYLDKRTYLRLAAAGGVDNPDQRIAEDVRAFAATSLSFFLMSVNAAFTVIAFSGVMWSISPLLFAGAVGYALLGSVVTILLGRRLVGLNYAQSDREATFRAELIHVRDNGEGMAMLRREDRDRDRLTRAFADVITNACRVVSVNRNVSFFTTGYNYLIPVIPVFVVAHLFMKQEVEFGVVTQSAMAFAQLMGAFSLIVTQFQSMSSYAAVISRIRGLTDAMRSASGAPEGGLQVKEENGTLAYEQVTLLSSSGRPLVRDLSVVIPRGRRVLIRAVNNRAKLALFRATAGLWRDGSGLITRPDDERIMFLPERPYLPTGTLRDLMVKPGDEGTVTGAQVEAALGAVGLAALPGVFGGLDVEQAWSGILSFEEQALLAAARALLAAPEIVFLDRISSSLDKVELLRVLEAFTSRGISYVALGRLGEEAQWFDHGLYIAEDGTWEWDGPRRPEDRDRPGAGASKEA